The stretch of DNA AAAGAAAAGGTGGCAGCTTATCCCCGCCCAGGTCGAACGTGCGGATGACTAATGGTCGGTCGCCGAGCTGCTTTGACATCTTCGCATAAAGGCGACGTTGGGCCTCGGCATCCGGACGACGTTTCGATTGCAGATAGAGGAATTCGGTTCGGAACAGTCCGACGCCCGCCAGCCCGCGACGGAGCACTTGGTCAAGATCGGCAGACAGCCCGACGTTGCCGTAAAGCGTTATCTCAATTCCATCGTGTGTATGGCACGGACCCGTGTTCATCGCGTCCGTTGCGTTGGACAGGCGTTTCGCTTGGACTGTCCGAGCATCGAAGTCGGACTTCTGGTCCTCTGAAGGCTCTGCGACAACGATGCCCATCTCGCCGTCGATCAACAGTGTCATTCCGCTGGCAATTTGCTGCGTGACATTCGAGATTCCCGACACTGCGGGAATGCCAAGTGATCGAGCGATGATGGCGGTGTGACCCAGGTTTCCTCCTATCTGAGTCACTATGCCGATCAGCCCGGAATTAGCCAGCGCAATCGCATCTGACGGAACAAGTTCACGAGCAACAATGATGACGTCACGGGGGAGGTCAGCTAGGTTTGTTGGCGTCAGTCCTAGTAAGTGTCGCATCATCCGTTGCCCGATGTCGCGGACATCCGTTTCTCGCTCGCGAAGATAGTCGCTGTCGATCTGGGTTAGTCGGTTGGCGGTTTGTACGATGACAGAATTCAAGGCCTCTTCCACACCCACCAGATCATTCGAGATTCGATCTTTCACTAGCGACGCGATTTCGCCAGCCATCGCCGCATGGACAGAAACCAGTTCGATTGCCGAAGCTATGGAAGGGTTGTCGGATGCAACAGCTTTAAGATCCTGCAGGTCTCGTTTTGATCGTTCTAGAGCGTCGTCCATTCGGTCGCATTCTACTGAAACGTGAGCTCTAGAGATCGACTCCGATTGATCGGGATTCGGTAGCGTGATCGTCCGCTGTAACTCGTACCCCAACACCACCGCAACGCCTTTAGCGAGCCCCGTCGAGAGCGATATTCCTTGCATCCGTTTCATATGGGCTTTCCTATTAGTTTCATTTAGTGCCTGTGTTATTCGGGACGCTTAAGTTCCGCCATCACGTTGGTGAACGCTCGTGGGCCTATCGATCCCGCATACCGATAATTCGCGAGTGGAGAACCATCGTCGAGTGCATACAATGCGACACTGGTAAGCGAATTTTCCACAGTGGGTTTGATGCAATCACCGTGACCTCGCTGTCGCAAGGAGGCATTCGTGACAAGCCATACGACATCAGGAGCCAGAGGTTTTTTGTTGACAGATACTGTTGTCGATAGCCATCGAATGGGCCGCCAATGACCTCAATCCACTGATCGGAATTATCGGCGATTGGTAACATGGATTTGCCCCAAGCATTTCTTTAGCAGGCGAGAAAACCAAAGTTGACTCAGTCGTCGTTTGCTTCCGGGTTGTAGTCGTTCAATGAAG from Rubripirellula amarantea encodes:
- the ptsP gene encoding phosphoenolpyruvate--protein phosphotransferase encodes the protein MKRMQGISLSTGLAKGVAVVLGYELQRTITLPNPDQSESISRAHVSVECDRMDDALERSKRDLQDLKAVASDNPSIASAIELVSVHAAMAGEIASLVKDRISNDLVGVEEALNSVIVQTANRLTQIDSDYLRERETDVRDIGQRMMRHLLGLTPTNLADLPRDVIIVARELVPSDAIALANSGLIGIVTQIGGNLGHTAIIARSLGIPAVSGISNVTQQIASGMTLLIDGEMGIVVAEPSEDQKSDFDARTVQAKRLSNATDAMNTGPCHTHDGIEITLYGNVGLSADLDQVLRRGLAGVGLFRTEFLYLQSKRRPDAEAQRRLYAKMSKQLGDRPLVIRTFDLGGDKLPPFLSLDDNVDSSNLSLRGLRFSLAERHLLRAQLTAIIAVAQEADVRILFPMVIGGDDFARAIAMVDEIAEECNALKRPQIGAMIETPAALFCLDEIFELADFVAIGTNDLTQYLLAADRELSAESEQVTAMHPAVLRAIHQVVVAARRWNCPVCVCGEEASEVDFAELLIGLGVRELSISASRSGKLRAAISRVDSTAACALAQRAQECHSPQEVRSLWSAECRGTHRAEPKSRSSHVARTCS